In a genomic window of Lepisosteus oculatus isolate fLepOcu1 chromosome 5, fLepOcu1.hap2, whole genome shotgun sequence:
- the LOC138239082 gene encoding olfactory receptor 1-like yields the protein MSSLNSTVQLYSLFVRPQRFYINGVINMPYIQYYYIFLSLVYVICVLENSFIIFIIYMERSLHTPKYVVLLNLAVADMCASTAIIPKMIETFLFDSRFITYEACLANMFFAFLFPTIQSLTLVILAYDRFVAICFPLNYHIIITNNRMIVIITIVWCFATAMIITLVVLITRLSFCKSTVIESSFCDHGPVYRLACNDNFPNSIMAFISIAILLFVPLILIILSYACILYALLKIASLEGRWKAFNTCTSHLMLVAVFYLTILGIYFAASSSTLHPNARILSSSLSRSIPYLLNPIIHVLKTEEIKESIKKIFKRNRV from the coding sequence ATGAGCTCCTTGAATTCAACAGTTCAACTTTATTCTCTGTTTGTTCGGCCTCAGAGGTTTTATATAAATGGCGTTATTAATATGCCATATatacaatattattatatattcctGAGCCTTGTTTATGTCATATGTGTATTAGAAAACTCCTtcattatattcattatatacaTGGAGCGAAGTCTTCACACCCCTAAGTATGTGGTTCTTTTGAATCTGGCTGTAGCTGACATGTGTGCCAGCACAGCTATTATTCCTAAAATGATTGAGACATTTCTCTTTGATTCTCGGTTCATCACATATGAAGCCTGTTTGGCCAatatgttttttgcctttttgtttccTACCATACAGTCTCTCACTCTTGTTATACTAGCTTATGACAGGTTTGTTGCTATTTGTTTTCCACTGAATTATCACATCATCATCACAAACAATCGGATGATTGTGATAATAACCATAGTATGGTGTTTTGCAACAGCGATGATAATTACTCTAGTAGTTTTAATTACTAGACTGTCCTTTTGTAAATCAACTGTGATAGAGAGCTCCTTCTGTGATCACGGGCCTGTGTATCGTCTTGCTTGCAATGACAATTTTCCTAATTCAATAATGGCTTTTATTAGTATTGCAATATTACTCTTTGTACCATTAATACTGATTATATTATCTTATGCTTGTATATTATATGCATTATTAAAAATTGCATCACTAGAAGGACGCTGGAAAGCATTCAATACCTGTACTTCCCATCTAATGTTGGTGGCAGTTTTCTACCTAACGATATTAGGAATATACTTTGCAGCATCTAGTAGCACACTTCATCCAAATGCTAGAATTCTAAGTAGTTCACTGTCACGCTCCATTCCATATCTGCTGAATCCTATTATTCATGTATTAAAAACAGAGGAGATTAaagaatcaattaaaaaaatatttaaaagaaaccgAGTATGA
- the LOC138239081 gene encoding olfactory receptor 1M1-like — protein sequence MSSLNATFSPNDTFVRPQFFYVNGFSDLPNAKSYYIFMCFVYAITVLGNSFIMFIIFMERSLHTPKYVAIFNLAVVDMCGSTALIPKMIETFLFDSQFITYEACFANMFFVHFFSSMQSITLVVLAYDRFVAICFPLKYHIIMTNNSITVILSLVWIVTAAILITVVLLFIRLSFCRSTVINSYFCDHGPVFRLACNDNSPNYRMAIFCTTIFFGAPLVVIALSYVCIIFALLKIASLEGRLKAMKTCTSHLILVAVFYLPIAATYIAGLSSTIHPNARIINTSLATVIPPMLNPIIYTLKTDEIMEAIKKFCKRNKILSQVMES from the coding sequence ATGAGCTCCTTGAATGCAACATTTTCTCCAAATGATACTTTTGTCCGACCTCAGTTCTTTTATGTGAATGGGTTTTCAGACTTACCTAATGCAAAGTCCTATTACATTTTCATGTGCTTTGTTTATGCTATTACTGTCTTAGGGAACTCTTTCATCATGTTCATAATATTTATGGAGAGAAGTCTTCATACCCCTAAATATGTGGCTATTTTTAATTTGGCTGTTGTAGACATGTGTGGCAGCACAGCTCTTATTCCTAAGATgattgaaacctttttgtttgaTTCTCAGTTTATCACATATGAGGCCTGCTTTGCCAAtatgttttttgtacatttcttttcttctatgCAGTCAATTACTTTGGTTGTACTGGCCTATGACAGGTTTGTTGCTATATGCTTCCCCCTTAAATATCATATCATTATGACTAACAATTCAATAACTGTAATTCTGTCACTAGTGTGGATTGTCACAGCAGCAATATTAATTACAGTTGTCCTTCTGTTTATCAGACTGTCCTTCTGTAGATCAACTGTGATAAACAGCTATTTTTGTGATCATGGCCCAGTGTTTCGTCTGGCTTGCAATGACAATTCTCCAAATTACAGAATGGCTATATTCTGTACAACAATATTTTTTGGTGCTCCATTAGTGGTGATTGCATTATCATATGTGTGTATAATATTTGCCTTGTTAAAGATTGCATCATTGGAAGGACGTTTAAAGGCAATGAAAACATGTACGTCCCATTTAATCCTAGTAGCAGTGTTTTACCTTCCAATAGCAGCTACTTACATAGCTGGATTAAGTTCCACTATTCATCCCAATGCTAGAATAATAAATACTTCCCTAGCTACTGTCATTCCACCAATGCTGAATCCTataatttatacattaaaaacagaTGAGATAatggaagcaattaaaaagtttTGTAAAAGAAACAAGATACTTTCCCAAGTAATGGAAAGTTAA
- the LOC138239128 gene encoding olfactory receptor 1S1-like: protein MSSLNSTVPLYSLFVRPQGFYINGIINMPYIRYYYIFLSLVYVICVLENSFIILIIYMEQSLHTPKYVALLNLAVADICASTALIPKMIETFLFDSRFITYEACLANMFFAFLFPTMQSLTLVILAYDRFVAICFPMNYHIIITNNQMIVIITIVWGFATVIIITLVVLITRLSFCRSTVIESYFCDYGPVHRLACNDNSPNLIMAFIGIAILLFVPLILIILSYVCILFVLLKITSLEGRWKAFNTCTSHLMLVAVFYLPLLGIYFVAVTSTLHPNARILSTSLSSSIQYLLNPIIHALKTKEIKESIKNIFKRNRV from the coding sequence ATGAGCTCCTTGAATTCAACAGTTCCTCTTTATTCTCTGTTTGTCCGGCCTCAGGGGTTTTATATCAATGGCATTATCAATATGCCGTATATacgatattattatatattcctGAGCCTTGTTTATGTCATATGTGTGTTAGAAAACTCCttcattatattaattatatacatGGAGCAAAGTCTTCACACCCCTAAGTATGTGGCTCTTTTGAATCTGGCTGTAGCAGACATTTGTGCCAGCACAGCTCTTATTCCTAAAATGATTGAGACATTTCTCTTTGATTCTCGGTTCATCACATATGAAGCCTGTTTGGCCAatatgttttttgcctttttgtttccTACCATGCAGTCTCTCACTCTTGTTATACTAGCTTATGACAGGTTTGTTGCTATTTGTTTTCCAATGAATTATCACATCATCATCACAAACAATCAGATGATTGTGATAATAACCATAGTATGGGGTTTTGCAACAGTGATAATAATTACTCTAGTAGTTTTAATTACTAGACTGTCCTTTTGTAGATCAACTGTGATAGAGAGCTACTTTTGTGATTATGGACCTGTGCATCGTCTTGCTTGCAATGACAATTCTCCAAATTTAATAATGGCTTTTATTGGTATTGCAATATTACTCTTTGTACCATTAATACTGATTATATTATCTTATGTTTgtatattatttgtattattaaaaatcaCATCACTAGAAGGACGCTGGAAAGCATTCAATACCTGTACTTCCCATCTAATGTTGGTGGCAGTTTTCTACCTACCTCTATTAGGAATATACTTTGTAGCAGTTACCAGCACACTTCATCCAAATGCTAGAATTCTAAGTACTTCACTGTCAAGCTCCATTCAATATCTACTGAACCCTATTATTCatgcattaaaaacaaaggagattaaagaatcaattaaaaacatattcaaaAGGAACCGAGTATGA